The DNA segment CAAACAACTTCTGCTTCCGGATATCTTTTTTTTAGAATTTGCAAATCTTCGGTTGTTTTCATATTTGCCAGCGGACAATCAGCATCGAAATGTGACATCAGGACTTTCTTC comes from the Candidatus Cloacimonadota bacterium genome and includes:
- a CDS encoding quinolinate synthase NadA, with amino-acid sequence KKVLMSHFDADCPLANMKTTEDLQILKKRYPEAEVVCYVNSAAALKAESTITCTSANANQIIS